Proteins from a genomic interval of Shewanella seohaensis:
- the acnD gene encoding Fe/S-dependent 2-methylisocitrate dehydratase AcnD, translating to MTTAMNRLYRKPLPGTALDYFDTREAIEAIAPGAYAKLPYTSRVLAENLVRRCEPEALTDSLKQIIESKQELDFPWFPARVVCHDILGQTALVDLAGLRDAIAAKGGDPAQVNPVVPTQLIVDHSLAVEYGGFDKDAFAKNRAIEDRRNEDRFHFINWTQKAFKNIDVIPQGNGIMHQINLERMSPVVHARDGVAFPDTLVGTDSHTPHVDALGVIAIGVGGLEAESVMLGRASYMRLPDIIGVELTGKLQPGITATDIVLALTEFLRKEKVVSSYLEFFGEGAEALTLGDRATISNMTPEFGATAAMFYIDQQTLDYLTLTGRSDEQVKLVETYAKTTGLWSDDLKQAEYPRTLHFDLSSVVRTIAGPSNPHARVPTSELAARGISGVVENEPGLMPDGAVIIAAITSCTNTSNPRNVIAAGLLARNANAKGLSRKPWVKTSLAPGSKAVQLYLEEANLLPELESLGFGIVGFACTTCNGMSGALDPVIQQEVIDRDLYATAVLSGNRNFDGRIHPYAKQAFLASPPLVVAYAIAGTIRFDIEKDVLGQDKDGNPVRLIDIWPTDAEIDAVIAASVKPEQFRKVYEPMFDLSVDYGDKVSPLYDWRPQSTYIRRPPYWEGALAGERTLKGMRPLAVLGDNITTDHLSPSNAIMMDSAAGEYLHKMGLPEEDFNSYATHRGDHLTAQRATFANPKLKNEMAVVDGKVKQGSLARIEPEGQVTRMWEAIETYMDRKQPLIIIAGADYGQGSSRDWAAKGVRLAGVEAIVAEGFERIHRTNLVGMGVLPLEFKAGENRATYGIDGTELFDVYGEIAPRADLTVVISRKNGERVEVPVTCRLDTAEEVSIYSAGGVLQRFAQDFLESNLK from the coding sequence ATGACCACAGCTATGAATCGCCTCTATCGCAAGCCCTTACCCGGCACAGCACTCGACTATTTCGATACCCGCGAAGCCATTGAAGCCATTGCCCCCGGCGCCTATGCGAAATTGCCTTACACCTCGCGCGTGTTAGCGGAAAACTTAGTGCGTCGCTGCGAGCCAGAAGCACTCACAGACTCGCTAAAACAAATTATTGAATCTAAACAGGAACTGGATTTTCCATGGTTCCCTGCGCGCGTCGTGTGCCACGATATTTTAGGGCAAACCGCGCTGGTAGACTTAGCGGGGCTGCGTGATGCGATTGCCGCTAAGGGTGGCGATCCGGCGCAGGTTAACCCAGTGGTTCCGACCCAGCTGATTGTCGACCATTCCCTAGCGGTGGAATATGGTGGTTTCGATAAGGATGCCTTTGCGAAAAACCGCGCCATCGAAGATAGACGAAACGAAGACAGATTCCACTTTATCAACTGGACTCAAAAAGCGTTTAAAAACATCGATGTGATCCCACAAGGTAACGGCATCATGCACCAGATTAACCTGGAGCGTATGTCACCAGTGGTCCATGCCCGTGATGGCGTGGCCTTCCCAGATACCCTAGTGGGTACCGACAGCCATACGCCACACGTAGATGCGCTGGGCGTTATTGCCATCGGCGTGGGCGGGCTTGAGGCCGAAAGCGTGATGTTAGGTCGCGCCTCTTATATGCGTCTGCCCGACATTATCGGCGTTGAGCTCACAGGCAAGCTTCAGCCGGGCATTACCGCCACCGATATCGTATTAGCCTTGACCGAATTCCTGCGTAAGGAAAAAGTGGTTTCTTCTTACCTCGAGTTCTTCGGCGAAGGTGCAGAGGCTTTAACACTTGGCGATCGCGCGACTATCTCTAACATGACGCCAGAATTTGGCGCCACCGCCGCCATGTTCTATATCGACCAACAAACGCTGGACTACTTAACCCTCACGGGTCGTAGCGACGAGCAAGTTAAGCTGGTTGAAACCTATGCCAAGACCACAGGTTTGTGGAGCGATGATCTCAAGCAGGCCGAGTACCCACGTACCCTGCATTTTGACCTGTCATCGGTAGTGCGTACCATTGCTGGCCCATCGAATCCCCATGCTCGCGTTCCGACTTCAGAACTGGCCGCGCGCGGCATCAGTGGCGTGGTTGAAAACGAGCCTGGCCTAATGCCAGATGGCGCCGTGATTATTGCGGCGATTACAAGCTGTACCAACACCAGTAACCCACGCAACGTGATTGCGGCGGGCCTACTGGCACGTAACGCCAATGCCAAAGGCTTAAGCCGTAAACCTTGGGTGAAAACCTCACTCGCCCCCGGCTCTAAGGCGGTACAACTGTATTTAGAAGAAGCCAACTTGCTGCCAGAGCTGGAGTCATTAGGCTTTGGTATTGTCGGTTTTGCCTGCACCACCTGTAACGGTATGAGCGGCGCACTCGACCCAGTAATTCAGCAGGAAGTGATCGACCGCGATCTTTACGCCACCGCCGTATTATCCGGTAACCGTAACTTCGACGGCCGTATTCACCCTTACGCTAAGCAGGCTTTCCTTGCATCACCGCCATTAGTCGTCGCCTATGCAATCGCAGGTACCATCCGCTTCGATATCGAGAAGGATGTACTCGGCCAAGATAAAGACGGTAATCCAGTTCGCCTTATAGATATTTGGCCAACGGATGCCGAAATCGATGCCGTGATTGCAGCAAGCGTGAAGCCAGAGCAATTCCGTAAGGTCTACGAGCCGATGTTCGACCTGAGCGTCGACTATGGCGATAAAGTCAGCCCACTGTACGACTGGCGTCCACAATCGACCTATATCCGCCGTCCACCTTACTGGGAAGGCGCTTTAGCGGGCGAGCGTACACTCAAGGGCATGCGTCCTCTAGCCGTATTAGGCGACAACATCACCACCGACCATTTATCACCATCGAACGCGATTATGATGGACAGCGCGGCGGGCGAATACCTGCACAAGATGGGCCTACCAGAGGAAGACTTTAACTCCTACGCGACCCACAGGGGCGACCACTTAACGGCCCAGCGCGCGACCTTCGCCAACCCTAAACTCAAAAACGAGATGGCGGTTGTCGATGGCAAGGTGAAGCAAGGCTCACTGGCGCGTATCGAGCCAGAAGGCCAAGTGACCCGCATGTGGGAAGCCATTGAAACCTATATGGATCGCAAACAGCCGCTGATCATTATCGCCGGCGCCGACTACGGTCAGGGTTCATCCCGTGACTGGGCGGCAAAAGGCGTGCGCTTAGCGGGCGTTGAGGCCATTGTCGCCGAAGGCTTCGAGCGTATTCACCGCACTAACTTAGTCGGCATGGGCGTGTTACCGCTGGAGTTTAAGGCAGGCGAGAATCGCGCTACCTATGGCATAGATGGTACCGAACTGTTTGACGTTTATGGTGAAATCGCGCCAAGAGCGGATCTCACGGTCGTGATTAGCCGTAAAAACGGCGAGCGTGTCGAAGTGCCAGTAACTTGCCGTTTAGATACCGCAGAAGAAGTGTCTATCTACTCGGCAGGCGGCGTGTTACAGCGTTTTGCGCAGGACTTTTTAGAGTCGAATCTGAAGTAA
- the prpC gene encoding bifunctional 2-methylcitrate synthase/citrate synthase has product MSDAKKLSGAGLRGQSAGETALSTVGVSGSGLTYRGYDVKDLAENATFEEVAHLILYGELPTTAQLEAYKTKLKGMRGLPQALKEVLERIPADAHPMDVMRTGCSMLGNLEAEHSFSEQSQIADRLLAAFPSIICYWYRFSHDGVRIETETKDEQIGAHFLHLLHGKAPSALHAKVMDVSLILYAEHEFNASTFTARVCASTLSDMHSCVTGAIGSLRGPLHGGANEAAMELIQDMKDEADARDVLMGKLERKEKIMGFGHAIYRESDPRNAIIKEWSEKLAADYGDDRLYRVSVACEALMWEQKKLFCNADFFHASAYHFMGIPTKLFTPIFVCSRVTGWTAHVMEQRSNNRIIRPSADYVGVALRKVVPIAER; this is encoded by the coding sequence ATGTCAGACGCAAAAAAATTAAGTGGTGCAGGATTACGTGGCCAGAGCGCGGGTGAGACCGCATTAAGTACCGTAGGTGTATCGGGCAGCGGCCTGACCTACCGTGGTTACGATGTGAAGGACTTGGCCGAAAACGCCACCTTCGAAGAAGTCGCCCACCTCATCCTCTACGGTGAGCTGCCAACCACTGCACAACTCGAAGCTTACAAGACCAAACTTAAGGGCATGCGCGGCCTGCCACAGGCATTAAAAGAAGTGTTAGAGCGTATTCCTGCCGACGCCCATCCAATGGATGTCATGCGTACCGGTTGTTCTATGCTTGGTAACCTCGAAGCCGAGCACAGCTTTAGCGAGCAAAGCCAAATTGCCGATCGTTTACTGGCGGCCTTCCCATCGATCATCTGCTACTGGTATCGCTTTAGCCACGATGGTGTACGCATCGAAACCGAAACCAAGGATGAGCAAATCGGCGCTCACTTCCTGCACCTGCTGCACGGCAAAGCCCCATCGGCGCTGCACGCTAAGGTAATGGACGTATCGTTAATTCTGTATGCAGAGCATGAGTTTAACGCTTCAACCTTTACCGCCCGTGTGTGTGCATCGACCCTGTCGGACATGCATTCCTGCGTCACTGGTGCTATCGGCTCACTGCGTGGTCCGCTACACGGCGGCGCTAACGAAGCGGCGATGGAACTGATCCAAGACATGAAAGACGAAGCCGATGCCCGCGATGTGCTCATGGGTAAACTCGAGCGTAAAGAGAAGATCATGGGCTTTGGTCACGCCATTTATCGTGAGTCAGACCCACGAAACGCCATCATCAAAGAATGGTCTGAAAAGCTGGCCGCCGATTACGGCGATGATCGCCTCTACCGTGTGTCGGTCGCCTGTGAAGCCCTGATGTGGGAACAGAAGAAACTCTTCTGTAACGCCGACTTCTTCCACGCCAGTGCTTACCACTTCATGGGCATTCCAACCAAGCTGTTTACCCCGATCTTCGTTTGTTCACGGGTAACTGGCTGGACCGCGCACGTGATGGAGCAGCGTTCAAACAACCGCATTATTCGTCCAAGTGCCGACTATGTGGGTGTAGCGCTACGTAAAGTCGTGCCGATTGCAGAGCGTTAA
- the prpB gene encoding methylisocitrate lyase — protein sequence MTQSAGLRFRQALANSKPLQIVGTTNAYFALMAEQTGFQALYLSGAGVANASYGLPDLGMTSMNDVLIDAGRITSATQLPLLVDIDTGWGGAFNIARTIKEFEKAGVAAVHMEDQVSQKRCGHRPNKAVVSTEEMVDRIKAAVDARTDPNFVIMARTDAVAVEGLEAGIERAKAYIAAGADMIFAEALTELDQYRHFKAQVNAPILANMTEFGQTQLFNKEELAEAGADMVLYPLGTFRAANQAALKVMQALMNDGHQRNVLDTMQTRADLYKYLGYHAFEDKLDQLFSQDK from the coding sequence ATGACCCAAAGCGCAGGATTACGTTTTCGCCAAGCTCTTGCTAACTCAAAACCGCTGCAAATCGTCGGCACCACTAATGCTTATTTCGCCCTGATGGCGGAGCAAACGGGTTTCCAAGCCCTGTATTTGTCGGGCGCGGGTGTAGCGAACGCCTCCTACGGTTTACCGGATTTAGGTATGACCTCGATGAATGACGTGCTGATCGATGCCGGCCGTATCACCTCAGCAACTCAACTGCCACTGCTGGTCGATATCGACACAGGTTGGGGCGGCGCTTTCAACATCGCCCGCACCATTAAAGAGTTTGAAAAAGCAGGTGTTGCCGCGGTGCACATGGAAGACCAAGTGTCGCAAAAGCGTTGTGGCCACAGACCCAACAAAGCGGTCGTCAGCACAGAGGAAATGGTTGACCGTATCAAGGCCGCCGTCGATGCCCGCACCGATCCTAACTTTGTGATCATGGCGCGTACCGATGCGGTTGCCGTAGAAGGTTTAGAAGCAGGTATCGAACGTGCAAAAGCCTATATCGCCGCGGGTGCCGATATGATTTTCGCCGAAGCCTTAACTGAGCTGGACCAATACCGTCACTTCAAGGCTCAAGTTAACGCACCGATTCTGGCGAACATGACCGAATTTGGCCAAACCCAATTGTTCAACAAAGAAGAACTCGCCGAAGCGGGCGCCGACATGGTGCTTTACCCACTCGGCACTTTCCGCGCCGCTAACCAAGCCGCACTGAAAGTGATGCAAGCGCTGATGAATGATGGTCATCAACGCAATGTCTTAGACACTATGCAGACCCGTGCGGATCTGTATAAGTACTTGGGCTACCACGCCTTTGAAGACAAGTTAGATCAATTATTTAGCCAAGATAAGTAA
- a CDS encoding GntR family transcriptional regulator: MLKQETIFPTDDTPSSVAHAATSPTNKVKSLASEKSSTTLADQILVQIQTSIIKGELPAGSKINEQALAEKYGISRGPTREALQTLERQRLVVRAPHVGARVAQLTVSELNDLYQLRSVLEGMACELAASRITPEQLAKLQDLLAVQETALANGDTYFQEEGDVDFHYQIIQASGNKHLQETLIGGLYHLLRMYRYQCTNKNRPVKAIAEHRRIVEAIAQRDGELASLLMRRHIEQGRKNTELRLIELQANAAAKETLANIN, translated from the coding sequence ATGTTGAAGCAAGAGACCATATTCCCAACAGATGACACCCCAAGCTCAGTGGCTCATGCCGCGACGAGCCCAACGAATAAGGTGAAATCCCTCGCCAGCGAAAAATCGTCGACCACCTTAGCCGATCAAATTTTGGTGCAAATACAAACCAGCATCATCAAGGGCGAGCTGCCTGCGGGCAGTAAGATCAACGAGCAAGCCCTCGCCGAAAAATATGGCATCAGCCGCGGCCCGACCCGTGAAGCGCTGCAAACCTTAGAAAGACAACGTCTCGTTGTCCGCGCGCCCCATGTCGGAGCCCGAGTCGCGCAGCTCACAGTGAGCGAGTTAAACGATTTATATCAATTACGTAGCGTGCTCGAAGGCATGGCCTGCGAACTCGCCGCCAGCCGTATTACCCCAGAACAGCTGGCGAAGTTGCAAGACCTGCTCGCCGTGCAAGAAACCGCACTGGCCAATGGCGATACCTATTTCCAAGAGGAAGGCGATGTCGACTTCCACTACCAAATCATCCAAGCCAGCGGCAATAAGCATCTGCAAGAAACCTTAATTGGTGGGCTTTACCACCTGCTGCGGATGTATCGCTATCAATGCACCAATAAGAACCGCCCTGTAAAAGCCATTGCCGAACATAGGCGTATCGTCGAGGCCATCGCCCAGCGTGATGGTGAACTCGCCAGTCTGTTGATGCGTCGCCATATTGAGCAAGGCCGTAAAAATACCGAATTACGCTTGATTGAATTACAAGCTAACGCCGCCGCGAAAGAAACCTTAGCCAATATTAACTAA
- a CDS encoding DUF523 domain-containing protein, translating to MEKILISSCLLGQAVRYDGGHNLLQDEWMQRWQREGRIVAFCPECAGGLPTPRPAAERVGEAVLTAQGEDVTAAFQLGAQKALALAQEQGIKIAILKARSPSCGNQHIYDGTFSKRLIAGQGMTAELLQAAGVSVFNETELAQVATRLGQLEAESAG from the coding sequence ATGGAGAAAATCCTCATTAGCAGTTGTTTGCTCGGGCAGGCGGTACGTTATGACGGCGGTCATAATCTGCTGCAAGACGAGTGGATGCAGCGATGGCAGCGAGAAGGTCGTATCGTGGCATTTTGTCCTGAATGCGCGGGCGGATTACCCACACCAAGGCCTGCGGCCGAACGTGTCGGCGAGGCAGTGCTAACGGCGCAGGGAGAGGATGTGACTGCGGCCTTTCAGTTGGGAGCGCAAAAGGCGCTTGCTCTGGCTCAGGAGCAAGGTATTAAGATTGCGATTTTAAAGGCGCGTAGTCCTTCCTGTGGCAATCAACATATTTATGATGGCACTTTCAGTAAACGTTTAATCGCAGGGCAAGGAATGACGGCGGAATTACTGCAGGCGGCGGGTGTGAGTGTGTTTAATGAAACGGAATTAGCGCAAGTGGCAACAAGGCTGGGGCAGCTTGAGGCGGAATCAGCGGGCTAG
- a CDS encoding acyltransferase, with the protein MLNFLPGPVLFILSLSLLIINTALWGTLVCLGGLVKMLMPAQSARNAVTALMNRFMWAWASCNGGILYLIAKIEWDIQGLEGLDKNGWYLLISNHLSGFDIAAQTYLLRNHIPMLKFFLKKELIYVPIMGLGCWALDMPFMDRTSPAKLKKNPKLKGKDLATTRRACEKFKNMPTSIINYVEGSRFTEDKRQRQDSPYRHLLRPKAGGIAFTLSAMGEQFTNLLDVTLVYPDAPDDVLFGVMNGKVRKIVVRVRALPVPQVDATRYFSESEYRVEFQRWLNQVWAEKDEQIDALLLQHRQLTDSATSTHTQLH; encoded by the coding sequence ATGTTGAATTTCCTTCCCGGCCCAGTGCTGTTTATTCTCAGTCTGAGCCTGCTGATCATTAACACCGCCCTTTGGGGAACCTTGGTTTGCCTCGGTGGTTTAGTGAAAATGCTGATGCCAGCTCAAAGTGCACGCAACGCAGTGACCGCACTGATGAACCGTTTTATGTGGGCATGGGCGAGCTGCAATGGTGGCATTTTATATTTGATTGCCAAAATTGAGTGGGACATCCAAGGCCTCGAAGGATTGGATAAAAACGGCTGGTACTTGTTAATCAGTAACCACCTCAGTGGCTTTGATATTGCCGCGCAGACCTACCTGCTGCGTAACCATATTCCTATGCTGAAGTTCTTCCTTAAGAAAGAGCTGATCTATGTGCCTATTATGGGCCTAGGTTGCTGGGCGCTCGACATGCCCTTTATGGACAGAACTAGCCCGGCAAAACTTAAGAAAAATCCAAAGCTTAAGGGTAAGGATTTAGCCACCACTCGCCGCGCCTGTGAGAAGTTTAAAAATATGCCTACCTCGATCATCAACTATGTTGAGGGCAGCCGTTTTACCGAAGACAAACGCCAGCGTCAGGATTCACCTTACCGCCATTTACTGCGTCCTAAGGCGGGCGGCATTGCCTTTACCCTGTCGGCCATGGGTGAGCAATTTACCAATCTGTTGGATGTGACCTTAGTGTATCCCGATGCGCCGGATGATGTGTTATTCGGCGTGATGAATGGCAAAGTACGGAAGATTGTGGTGCGGGTACGCGCCTTACCAGTGCCCCAAGTCGATGCCACTCGCTACTTTTCAGAATCTGAATATCGGGTCGAGTTTCAGCGTTGGTTAAACCAAGTTTGGGCCGAGAAAGATGAGCAAATCGATGCGCTATTACTGCAACATCGACAGCTGACGGACAGCGCCACCAGCACCCACACTCAGCTTCACTAA
- a CDS encoding acyltransferase, protein MGTLFSQLKGCIAFLGYVVNTLFWVIPIVLGSLIKLIPLPPLRTAISYFLDFCASAWISVNGVIERVLHPVDVELTGDTQFSTKEWYMVIANHQSWVDILILQRVFNRRIPFLKFFLKQELLYVPVLGLAWWALDFPFMRRYSTAQLKKNPKLKGKDIEITRKACAKFKTKPVSVMNFVEGTRFTKAKHKKQNSQFQHLLKPKAGGMAFALSAMGEQIHKLVDVAIYYPGPVPSFWDYLTGKLPKVKVHIKVSDIAPDMRGDYMNDRDFKIGFQEQLNDIWLAKDQVISQLAGQADQEVR, encoded by the coding sequence ATGGGGACGCTGTTTTCGCAATTAAAAGGCTGCATTGCCTTCTTAGGCTATGTCGTGAATACCTTGTTTTGGGTTATACCTATAGTGCTCGGTAGCCTGATAAAGCTTATCCCTCTGCCACCATTGAGAACGGCCATCAGCTACTTTCTCGACTTTTGCGCGAGTGCTTGGATCAGCGTCAATGGCGTGATAGAACGAGTGCTGCACCCAGTCGACGTCGAACTCACGGGTGACACCCAATTCTCGACCAAAGAATGGTATATGGTTATTGCTAACCATCAGTCTTGGGTAGATATTTTAATCCTGCAACGGGTGTTTAACCGCCGCATTCCCTTCCTGAAGTTCTTCCTCAAACAGGAACTGCTTTATGTACCAGTATTAGGACTGGCGTGGTGGGCATTGGACTTCCCCTTTATGCGCCGCTATAGCACGGCACAGCTGAAGAAAAATCCGAAGCTCAAGGGCAAAGATATTGAAATTACACGTAAAGCCTGCGCGAAATTTAAGACAAAGCCCGTCAGTGTGATGAACTTTGTCGAGGGCACACGCTTTACTAAGGCGAAACATAAAAAGCAAAACTCACAGTTCCAACATCTGTTAAAACCTAAAGCGGGTGGCATGGCCTTTGCGCTATCGGCGATGGGAGAACAGATCCACAAGTTAGTGGATGTTGCGATTTACTACCCGGGCCCAGTCCCTAGCTTTTGGGACTACCTGACAGGCAAGCTGCCAAAGGTTAAAGTACACATCAAAGTGAGTGATATCGCGCCGGACATGCGTGGCGACTACATGAATGACCGTGATTTCAAAATTGGCTTCCAAGAACAATTGAACGACATTTGGCTCGCAAAAGATCAAGTGATCAGCCAACTGGCTGGCCAAGCGGACCAAGAAGTAAGGTAA
- a CDS encoding DUF1963 domain-containing protein, which produces MDMLLAENSPMRQQLLEQKLAQFKDPKLANVLSAFIRSSVDLYPCADEDYAQLGNSRLGGLPDLPVGMDYPVTLVGRLEMLDAYAEEFDHTREYIEEHYCWSQDWDWDEAAQAFRVPMQFIAQLNCRDLKTFQSYLPREGRLLFFLERWRFSEMLRGHVYYVAEDQQLNSGKAIAKPKFDDAVCANYEYEEAYQLQGVASIKMIAPDMINSDNPHLVRLAKARLQALPEPQQAMVLEALAVVDDELVPEWQDQLYFFDLMQMNKHGLIPGQILTQAQWAALPDWQSSNLQALLVPEQPLPYYNGIASINGHGDSRYKAPELHAAAELGGNAEDYLVLFKAVYSEHSMQLNFIILRDDLALGKFDRIYCIYDYN; this is translated from the coding sequence ATGGATATGTTGTTAGCAGAAAATTCCCCCATGCGTCAGCAGCTACTCGAGCAAAAGCTGGCACAGTTTAAAGACCCCAAGCTTGCCAACGTTCTTTCGGCGTTTATTCGCAGTAGTGTCGACCTCTATCCCTGTGCAGACGAAGACTATGCCCAGTTAGGTAACAGCCGACTAGGTGGATTGCCAGATTTGCCTGTCGGCATGGATTATCCGGTGACTCTGGTTGGGCGATTGGAGATGCTGGATGCTTACGCTGAGGAATTCGACCACACTCGCGAGTATATCGAGGAGCATTATTGTTGGTCGCAGGATTGGGACTGGGACGAGGCGGCGCAGGCCTTCCGTGTGCCCATGCAATTTATTGCACAGCTCAACTGTCGCGACCTGAAGACGTTTCAATCTTATTTGCCCCGAGAAGGGCGATTGTTGTTCTTTTTGGAGCGCTGGCGATTCTCGGAAATGCTTCGCGGCCATGTCTATTATGTCGCTGAGGATCAACAACTGAACTCTGGGAAAGCGATTGCCAAACCTAAGTTCGACGATGCTGTATGTGCAAACTATGAGTATGAAGAGGCTTATCAACTTCAGGGAGTTGCCAGCATAAAGATGATAGCCCCTGACATGATTAATAGTGACAACCCGCATTTAGTAAGGTTAGCCAAGGCCCGTTTACAAGCGCTACCTGAACCGCAACAAGCTATGGTGCTAGAGGCCCTAGCGGTTGTGGATGATGAATTGGTACCAGAGTGGCAAGATCAGCTCTATTTCTTTGATCTAATGCAAATGAATAAACACGGGTTAATCCCCGGTCAGATTCTCACTCAAGCACAATGGGCAGCATTGCCCGACTGGCAGTCATCCAACTTGCAGGCATTGCTCGTCCCCGAGCAGCCGCTGCCGTATTACAATGGTATCGCCAGCATTAATGGCCATGGTGATAGCCGCTATAAAGCCCCCGAACTCCACGCTGCGGCTGAATTAGGCGGCAATGCCGAAGATTATCTGGTGCTGTTCAAAGCCGTCTATAGTGAGCACTCTATGCAGTTGAATTTTATTATCCTCCGGGATGATTTAGCCTTAGGAAAATTCGACCGCATTTACTGCATTTATGACTACAACTGA
- a CDS encoding response regulator transcription factor: MHILLAEDQAMVRGALAALLTLAGGFTITQASNGDEALNLLKQQDFDLLLTDIEMPGRTGLELATWLKEQHSHTKVVVITTFGRAGYIKRAIEAGVGGFLLKDAPSETLVHAIQQVIAGKRIIDPELAIMAIGDVDPLNDKERLALRFASEGKSTAEIAEMLFIAEGTVRNYLSEAIAKLNASNRIDAARIAKQKGWL, from the coding sequence ATGCACATTCTTCTCGCGGAAGATCAGGCCATGGTGCGCGGCGCGCTCGCAGCACTGTTAACCCTAGCGGGCGGTTTCACCATTACCCAAGCCAGCAATGGCGATGAAGCCTTAAACCTGTTGAAACAACAAGATTTCGATCTACTGCTAACAGATATCGAAATGCCGGGAAGAACAGGTTTGGAGTTGGCTACTTGGCTTAAAGAACAGCATAGCCATACCAAAGTTGTCGTTATTACCACCTTTGGCCGCGCAGGTTATATAAAACGCGCCATTGAAGCAGGCGTGGGTGGCTTTTTACTGAAAGATGCGCCCTCGGAAACCTTAGTCCATGCCATTCAACAAGTGATTGCGGGTAAGCGGATTATCGATCCTGAGCTGGCAATCATGGCGATTGGCGATGTCGACCCCCTCAATGATAAAGAGCGCCTCGCCCTACGTTTTGCCAGTGAAGGCAAATCCACCGCCGAGATAGCCGAGATGCTGTTTATTGCCGAAGGCACAGTACGCAACTATTTATCCGAAGCCATTGCCAAACTCAATGCGAGCAACCGAATCGATGCCGCCCGCATCGCCAAGCAAAAAGGTTGGTTATAG
- a CDS encoding sensor histidine kinase yields MTQHSVQIEQKIAWIYLINLAFYLIPLFVTPYPSWQIGLILAVLIPFIYSYFWAYRCHTRVAYRPISVMLLLAIAITPINPGSISLFTFASFFIGFFYPLRVSLLSWFGILALLFLLNHFSQFNNLYFPLYGSALVFGVGMLGIAEQKRYQHRLKERQSAQEISTLATMVERERIARDLHDIMGHSLSSIALKAELAEKLLAKQEYQLATTQLQELGQIARESLSQIRHTVSDYKHKGLASCVTQLCHSLRDKGIAVELLGELPKLSARAESQLSLVLTELVNNILRHSSASQCRIQFREQADSLIVDVQDNAPTSPIIEGNGLTGIRERLASLGGHLSYDLEQGYAFSVSLPLQGATD; encoded by the coding sequence ATGACTCAACACTCAGTGCAAATAGAACAAAAAATCGCATGGATTTACCTGATAAACCTAGCGTTTTATTTGATCCCGCTGTTTGTCACGCCCTATCCGAGCTGGCAGATAGGACTCATTTTAGCCGTACTTATTCCCTTTATTTACAGCTACTTTTGGGCCTATCGCTGCCATACTCGTGTGGCTTATAGACCCATCAGCGTCATGCTATTACTGGCGATTGCCATAACGCCCATCAATCCTGGTTCTATTTCTCTCTTTACCTTTGCCAGCTTCTTTATTGGCTTCTTCTATCCACTCAGAGTCAGCCTGTTAAGCTGGTTTGGAATTTTGGCTTTATTGTTCTTACTCAACCACTTCAGTCAGTTCAACAATCTGTATTTTCCGCTGTATGGCTCGGCGTTAGTTTTCGGCGTTGGCATGTTGGGGATTGCCGAGCAAAAACGTTATCAACATAGATTAAAGGAGCGACAAAGCGCGCAGGAGATCAGCACCTTAGCGACCATGGTTGAACGGGAGCGCATCGCCAGAGACTTGCACGATATCATGGGACACAGTCTGTCATCGATTGCCCTAAAAGCTGAACTGGCGGAAAAACTGCTCGCCAAACAAGAATATCAATTAGCGACCACTCAGCTGCAGGAGCTAGGACAAATCGCTCGGGAGAGCTTGAGCCAAATTAGGCATACAGTCTCAGATTATAAACATAAAGGGCTGGCCAGCTGCGTCACTCAATTATGTCACTCCCTGAGGGACAAGGGCATCGCGGTGGAGCTGCTAGGCGAGTTACCCAAATTGTCCGCCAGAGCAGAGAGTCAACTCAGTTTAGTGTTAACTGAGCTGGTGAATAATATTCTGCGCCACAGCAGCGCCAGCCAATGCCGCATTCAGTTTCGCGAGCAGGCCGATAGCCTTATCGTCGACGTGCAAGATAACGCCCCAACAAGCCCTATTATCGAGGGTAACGGCCTAACAGGGATCCGCGAGCGGCTCGCTAGCCTTGGGGGACATTTAAGCTATGATCTTGAACAGGGATACGCCTTTAGCGTCAGTTTACCTTTGCAGGGAGCAACAGATTAA